A single region of the Nicotiana sylvestris chromosome 6, ASM39365v2, whole genome shotgun sequence genome encodes:
- the LOC138872154 gene encoding geraniol 8-hydroxylase-like, with translation MSSTIFSIDLVDPEFQTVQEFMDLVGIIMEDSVKPNLSDYFPFIRWLDLQGVKRHIKPAYLRLHEIFDQVIEKRVEDRASGMKKTGDFLDVLLDQCEEEGSGFDRQTIKPLILDLFLAGSDTSAITTEWAVAELLRNPQKLQKLREEILQQIGTERPVKESDIDKLPYLQAVVKEVIRLHPAAPLLLPHKAQEDTEIFDFIVPKNSQVLVNAWAIERDPKYWEKPLEFMPERFINSSVDYKGRDFEYIPFGAGRRICPGMPLAIRMVNLMLASIVQPFSWKLPKGMAPENLDMEEQFGLTLRKAIPLLAIPSMEENKAMI, from the exons ATGTCGAGCACTATTTTCTCTATTGATTTGGTTGACCCGGAATTCCAGACGGTTCAAGAGTTTATGGATTTGGTTGGGATAATTATGGAGGATTCAGTGAAACCTAACTTGTCTGATTATTTCCCGTTTATACGGTGGCTTGATTTACAAGGAGTGAAACGTCATATAAAGCCAGCATATTTAAGGTTGCATGAGATATTTGACCAAGTAATTGAGAAGAGAGTAGAAGATAGAGCGTCAGGGATGAAGAAAACAGGCGATTTCTTGGATGTACTACTTGATCAATGTGAAGAAGAAGGGTCTGGATTTGATCGCCAAACTATCAAACCGCTTATCCTG GATTTATTCCTTGCTGGAAGCGACACGTCCGCCATAACAACAGAATGGGCAGTGGCAGAACTTCTTCGAAATCCTCAAAAGTTACAAAAATTAAGAGAAGAAATTCTTCAACAAATAGGCACAGAAAGGCCAGTGAAAGAATCAGACATTGACAAACTTCCATACCTTCAAGCAGTTGTAAAAGAAGTCATCAGACTACACCCAGCAGCTCCATTACTCTTACCACACAAAGCTCAAGAAGACACAGAAATATTCGATTTCATTGTGCCCAAGAACAGCCAAGTTCTCGTAAATGCATGGGCAATTGAGAGAGATCCAAAATACTGGGAAAAACCACTAGAGTTTATGCCTGAAAGATTCATCAATTCAAGTGTGGATTACAAAGGAAGGGACTTTGAGTATATACCATTCGGCGCCGGCCGGAGAATTTGTCCTGGAATGCCACTTGCTATAAGGATGGTTAATTTGATGTTGGCTTCTATTGTTCAACCATTTAGTTGGAAGTTACCAAAAGGGATGGCACCAGAGAATTTGGATATGGAGGAACAGTTCGGACTTACTTTGAGGAAGGCCATTCCTCTTCTTGCCATTCCTAGTATGGAAGAAAATAAGGCCATGATTTGA